A stretch of the Osmerus eperlanus chromosome 10, fOsmEpe2.1, whole genome shotgun sequence genome encodes the following:
- the ubl7b gene encoding ubiquitin-like protein 7b isoform X1, with translation MDCQQSVDMASAEWQLSLKLMDQPKSIFHFPETMPGDVPPGGYRVSTLKQLVAAQLPDSLPDPELIELVHCGRKLKDDLTLEACGIQPGSTLHILKKTWPEPDIRPEPVNRATAVREFRVLQTTLHSNAVYRESVYKMLTNKESLDQIIIATPGLRSDPVALGVLQDKDLFVQFTDPNMLDMLIPSHPALVNAIMLVLHSVAGSMPTQSSASSSRNVSSSSYNDMPGGFMFEGMSDDDEDFQSGNQAGPANRAGGPAGRPVSLGHSGATGPRPITQSELATALALASTPESSAVTPTTGSQQDPSSGGPPMPAGTPVSNDLFSQALQQALQASSMSSLQGRWQNQMQQLRDMGIQDEELMLRALQATDGDIQAALELIFAGGPGL, from the exons atggaTTGTCAACAAAGCG TAGACATGGCTTCAGCAGAATGGCAGTTGTCATTAAAGCTGATGGATCAGCCCAAATCAATTTTCCACTTTCCCGAGACGATGCCTGGAGATGTGCCACCCGGAGGTTACAGAGTTTCGACTCTGAAGCAACTTGTAGCAGCACAACTCCCCGATTCGCTACCGGACCCTGAACTGATAG AACTGGTGCACTGTGGTCGTAAGCTGAAAGATGACCTGACCCTCGAGGCCTGTGGGATCCAGCCAGGATCTACTCTCCACATCCTCAAGAAAACCTGGCCAGAACCTGACATCAGACCAG AGCCAGTGAACAGAGCGACTGCAGTCAGGGAGTTCCGTGTGCTGCAGACAACTCTTCACTCCAATGCCGTCTACAGAGAGTCT GTTTATAAGATGTTAACCAATAAAGAGTCTTTGGACCAGATCATCATTGCAACACCAGGCTTAAGGTCGGACCCAGTAGCACTAG GAGTGCTCCAAGACAAAGATCTATTTGTACAATTCACAGACCCAAACATGCTGGATAT GTTGATCCCGTCCCACCCAGCCCTGGTAAATGCCATTATGTTGGTGCTCCACTCAGTGGCTGGCAGCATGCCCACTCAGTCCAGCGCCAGCTCCTCCCGTaatgtctcctccagctcctacaACGACATGCCAG GAGGCTTCATGTTCGAGGGGATGTCTGATGACGACGAGGATTTCCAATCA GGGAACCAGGCCGGCCCAGCCAACAGAGCAGGGGGCCCTGCTGGACGGCCTGTGTCCCTGGGTCACAGTGGGGCCACGGGCCCTCGACCCATAACCCAGAGTGAACTGGCCACTGCCCTGGCTCTGGCTAGCACCCCTGAGAGCAGTGCTGTCACCCCCACTACAGGAAGCCAg CAGGACCCTTCCAGTGGAGGGCCCCCCATGCCGGCGGGGACCCCAGTCAGTAACGACCTGTTCAGCCAGGCTCTGCAGCAGGCTCTGCAGGCCTCCAGCATGTCCTCCCTCCAG GGTCGCTGGCAGAACCAGATGCAGCAGCTCAGGGACATGGGCATCCAGGACGAGGAGCTGATGCTGCGGGCACTGCAGGCCACAGACGGGGACATTCAGGCAGCCCTGGAGCTCATCTTCGCTGGAGGACCAGGACTCTGA
- the ubl7b gene encoding ubiquitin-like protein 7b isoform X2, whose translation MDCQQSDMASAEWQLSLKLMDQPKSIFHFPETMPGDVPPGGYRVSTLKQLVAAQLPDSLPDPELIELVHCGRKLKDDLTLEACGIQPGSTLHILKKTWPEPDIRPEPVNRATAVREFRVLQTTLHSNAVYRESVYKMLTNKESLDQIIIATPGLRSDPVALGVLQDKDLFVQFTDPNMLDMLIPSHPALVNAIMLVLHSVAGSMPTQSSASSSRNVSSSSYNDMPGGFMFEGMSDDDEDFQSGNQAGPANRAGGPAGRPVSLGHSGATGPRPITQSELATALALASTPESSAVTPTTGSQQDPSSGGPPMPAGTPVSNDLFSQALQQALQASSMSSLQGRWQNQMQQLRDMGIQDEELMLRALQATDGDIQAALELIFAGGPGL comes from the exons atggaTTGTCAACAAAGCG ACATGGCTTCAGCAGAATGGCAGTTGTCATTAAAGCTGATGGATCAGCCCAAATCAATTTTCCACTTTCCCGAGACGATGCCTGGAGATGTGCCACCCGGAGGTTACAGAGTTTCGACTCTGAAGCAACTTGTAGCAGCACAACTCCCCGATTCGCTACCGGACCCTGAACTGATAG AACTGGTGCACTGTGGTCGTAAGCTGAAAGATGACCTGACCCTCGAGGCCTGTGGGATCCAGCCAGGATCTACTCTCCACATCCTCAAGAAAACCTGGCCAGAACCTGACATCAGACCAG AGCCAGTGAACAGAGCGACTGCAGTCAGGGAGTTCCGTGTGCTGCAGACAACTCTTCACTCCAATGCCGTCTACAGAGAGTCT GTTTATAAGATGTTAACCAATAAAGAGTCTTTGGACCAGATCATCATTGCAACACCAGGCTTAAGGTCGGACCCAGTAGCACTAG GAGTGCTCCAAGACAAAGATCTATTTGTACAATTCACAGACCCAAACATGCTGGATAT GTTGATCCCGTCCCACCCAGCCCTGGTAAATGCCATTATGTTGGTGCTCCACTCAGTGGCTGGCAGCATGCCCACTCAGTCCAGCGCCAGCTCCTCCCGTaatgtctcctccagctcctacaACGACATGCCAG GAGGCTTCATGTTCGAGGGGATGTCTGATGACGACGAGGATTTCCAATCA GGGAACCAGGCCGGCCCAGCCAACAGAGCAGGGGGCCCTGCTGGACGGCCTGTGTCCCTGGGTCACAGTGGGGCCACGGGCCCTCGACCCATAACCCAGAGTGAACTGGCCACTGCCCTGGCTCTGGCTAGCACCCCTGAGAGCAGTGCTGTCACCCCCACTACAGGAAGCCAg CAGGACCCTTCCAGTGGAGGGCCCCCCATGCCGGCGGGGACCCCAGTCAGTAACGACCTGTTCAGCCAGGCTCTGCAGCAGGCTCTGCAGGCCTCCAGCATGTCCTCCCTCCAG GGTCGCTGGCAGAACCAGATGCAGCAGCTCAGGGACATGGGCATCCAGGACGAGGAGCTGATGCTGCGGGCACTGCAGGCCACAGACGGGGACATTCAGGCAGCCCTGGAGCTCATCTTCGCTGGAGGACCAGGACTCTGA
- the ubl7b gene encoding ubiquitin-like protein 7b isoform X3: MDCQQSVDMASAEWQLSLKLMDQPKSIFHFPETMPGDVPPGGYRVSTLKQLVAAQLPDSLPDPELIELVHCGRKLKDDLTLEACGIQPGSTLHILKKTWPEPDIRPEPVNRATAVREFRVLQTTLHSNAVYRESVYKMLTNKESLDQIIIATPGLRSDPVALGVLQDKDLFVQFTDPNMLDMLIPSHPALVNAIMLVLHSVAGSMPTQSSASSSRNVSSSSYNDMPGGFMFEGMSDDDEDFQSGNQAGPANRAGGPAGRPVSLGHSGATGPRPITQSELATALALASTPESSAVTPTTGSQDPSSGGPPMPAGTPVSNDLFSQALQQALQASSMSSLQGRWQNQMQQLRDMGIQDEELMLRALQATDGDIQAALELIFAGGPGL; encoded by the exons atggaTTGTCAACAAAGCG TAGACATGGCTTCAGCAGAATGGCAGTTGTCATTAAAGCTGATGGATCAGCCCAAATCAATTTTCCACTTTCCCGAGACGATGCCTGGAGATGTGCCACCCGGAGGTTACAGAGTTTCGACTCTGAAGCAACTTGTAGCAGCACAACTCCCCGATTCGCTACCGGACCCTGAACTGATAG AACTGGTGCACTGTGGTCGTAAGCTGAAAGATGACCTGACCCTCGAGGCCTGTGGGATCCAGCCAGGATCTACTCTCCACATCCTCAAGAAAACCTGGCCAGAACCTGACATCAGACCAG AGCCAGTGAACAGAGCGACTGCAGTCAGGGAGTTCCGTGTGCTGCAGACAACTCTTCACTCCAATGCCGTCTACAGAGAGTCT GTTTATAAGATGTTAACCAATAAAGAGTCTTTGGACCAGATCATCATTGCAACACCAGGCTTAAGGTCGGACCCAGTAGCACTAG GAGTGCTCCAAGACAAAGATCTATTTGTACAATTCACAGACCCAAACATGCTGGATAT GTTGATCCCGTCCCACCCAGCCCTGGTAAATGCCATTATGTTGGTGCTCCACTCAGTGGCTGGCAGCATGCCCACTCAGTCCAGCGCCAGCTCCTCCCGTaatgtctcctccagctcctacaACGACATGCCAG GAGGCTTCATGTTCGAGGGGATGTCTGATGACGACGAGGATTTCCAATCA GGGAACCAGGCCGGCCCAGCCAACAGAGCAGGGGGCCCTGCTGGACGGCCTGTGTCCCTGGGTCACAGTGGGGCCACGGGCCCTCGACCCATAACCCAGAGTGAACTGGCCACTGCCCTGGCTCTGGCTAGCACCCCTGAGAGCAGTGCTGTCACCCCCACTACAGGAAGCCAg GACCCTTCCAGTGGAGGGCCCCCCATGCCGGCGGGGACCCCAGTCAGTAACGACCTGTTCAGCCAGGCTCTGCAGCAGGCTCTGCAGGCCTCCAGCATGTCCTCCCTCCAG GGTCGCTGGCAGAACCAGATGCAGCAGCTCAGGGACATGGGCATCCAGGACGAGGAGCTGATGCTGCGGGCACTGCAGGCCACAGACGGGGACATTCAGGCAGCCCTGGAGCTCATCTTCGCTGGAGGACCAGGACTCTGA